The Equus caballus isolate H_3958 breed thoroughbred chromosome 19, TB-T2T, whole genome shotgun sequence DNA window atactcttttccactggctgcaccagtttgcatttccaccagcagtgtaggagggttcccttttctccacaccctctccaacatttgttattttttgtcttggtaattatagccattctaacatgtgtaAAGGGAtatttcactgtagttttgatttgcatttccctgatgattagtgatggtgaacatctttccctgtgcctgttggccatctgtatatcttctttgaaaaaatgtctgttcttatcctctgcccattgttttgatttgtttgtttgtttttttgttgttgagttgtgtgagttctttatatattttggagactaATACCTTGtcagttatatgatttgcaaatattttctccaagttggtgggttgtcttttcatttgttcctggtttcctctgccttgcagaagctctttagtctgatgtagtcccatttgtttactttttcttttgtttcccttgcctgagtagacaggatatttgaaaagatgcttctaacaccgatgtcaaagagtgtactgcctatattttctcctaggagttttatggtttcacatcttacccacaagtctgtaatccattttgaattaatttttgtgtgtggcaaaAGATattggcctactttcattctgttgcatgtgactgtccagttttcctaacaccatttattgaagagactttcctttctccattgtatgttcttggctcctttgtcaaagattagctctctgtagatgtgcagttttattcctgggctttcaattctgtttattgatctgtgtgtctgtttttctaccagtaccatgctgttttgattactatggttttgtagtatattttgaagtcaaggattgtgatgcttccagctttgttcctttttctcaggattcctttagcttttcagggtcttttgttgtcccatatgaattttaggattctttgttctatttccatgaagaatgtcactgggcttctaattgggattgcattgaatctgcagattgctttaggtagtatggacattttaactacatttattcttccaatccatgtgcatggaatatcattccatttcttcatgttatCATTGACttccttcaataatgtcttattgttttcattgtatagatctttcacttccttggttaaatttattccttgatattttattctttttgtggcaattgtaaatgggattgtattcttgagttctgtttctgttagttcgttataagagtatagaaatacaactgatatttttaagttgattttatagcctgcaattttgctgttcttattatttctaataggagggagaggagatcgaCCTGCCTCCTTCCATGGCCTCCCAGGGGGGTCCAGCACCCTCACCTTCAGAGGTATGACTatatggatctctcagatgtctattgtgttgtgtgaatgtcctctgttggtttctcagtgtccttttcattgtttcttggtggggtggggggagactaagggaagagctcactttGCCATGATGCTGTCATGCCTCCATATTTTTTTACATGAGGACATTAACACACTTAACATCCCATAACCACCCTGGCATCCCAATGAAGGATGCAGGTCACAAATACGATTATTACTGATGGGAAAATACAGGTACAGAAATGTGAAATGAGCCAAAATCACATAGTAAGTATCTTTTCTTATTGAAAAAAGCACTTTTATTTGaagcaaatttttaaatcatGCTTTATGAAGACATCACTTCAGTTTTATGTAATGCTATAGTTCTttataaatgagtgaattttatatTCTGAGCAAAGGAGGTAGACATtcagagtggacatccttgcaaACATATTGCTGAGAGAGAACGTTAATGAATGAGCTTTATCTGAGTCCCACAGctgagaggggaaggaagagcttTCTCAACACTGGGGAGAGTTAAAGGCAAGGTATTAGGCCAAATGTGTGGGAGACACAGATTCTCAGGTCATGACAGTAATgccaaaaatagagaaaaaggaaaagagtaaagaaagccgTTACAGAATGGTTAGTAGATGAATGAGCCAAGGCTCCCCACACCTCCTACTGGATGCCTTCCCATTATCTGGGCCACGAGTTTGGTCAACTCAACACTAAAATATAAGAGCAATCTTATATTACTAAggcatagatttttcttttaaaattaatacctCATTCAAATAAGAATATACAAAATTTTCATTCCTGTGATTATATAAACTTGACCAGAGACTGTATTTTTCATGAGTTGATACATGGAAAAACTAGACAAATTATAGTCCCATAATTTAAATCAGTCTAGTTATTTTTTTATCAGATCTCCAAAGCCTTCCTTTGCTCATCTTCCACTGAGAGTCAATGAAGCTGACATGGCAGTTGATGTGATTTTGTACCCCTTTCTGTCTTTGCAAATGAAGCTGCTTTTGCCTGATATACCGCcaatcctcccccacccccaatctcCTCCATTCTTTCAGAGCAGACTCACTTATCCCTTCTTCTGGGCTCTCAAGCAGAAGCAGGCACTCCTCCCTCTTGccgcactgctggtggggagagGCGGGGGTCAGGACGGgccagggaggggaagaaggTGTTGAAGAGGACTACGGGGTTTCCAGCTTGGCTTCTGCATAGGATGGAGATAAGGAGAATGTTTTGACCCACAAGGCCCTCGGGAGGAGTGGTAGGAAGTAAAGACTGACTCTAGAACTTAGATTTTTGAGAAAACTCTATCCCCTTTTCTGTCTATAGGTCTAACTTTGCTGCAGAGGCTGTAGCCATCCCTACACCAGTGAAATTGGCTCGTTGATCCAATGGCCTTCTGTCCCAGATGATACAAACTATTCCTATACCCTCACTCATTCTCATTTTTCCATCACTCAGTAGTTATAAAATAAGTGCAATTTGCTTGACTAATAATAGGACAATGCACTTAGACTGAGGAAGTTTACTGTGTAGGCAGGAATGGGTTTTTCCATGGCAGTAAGCTTTCCTTGTTACACCACTTGCTAGTACAACTCTTTCCTGGTTTAAGGGACTCAGCCATTCACTGAAGCGATTTTCAAGCTGGGCCCTGAACTAATGTTTGAGATACAAAGATGTGCAAGGCTCTCAGTGGTCAAAGTCTGGTGGACATAATTTCGGACTTACAGAAAGGCTGTAAAACTggtacaaagaattcccatatgTCCTGTACTCAGATCCCCCACATGTCAACATTTTACAtttgttccttctctctgtctgtacacatacacatgtgtatacacacattttttaaaccatttgagagtaaggtGCATGCAAGTATTTGTCTCTTGGCTTCTGAATTTCTCAGTCAGTGTGTGTTTTCTAAAATgaagtattttctctttcataaccACAGTATAAtggtcaaaataaaaaaattattatcgATAGAGTACAAATTAATCATAAACCTTATTCAGATTGTGTCAACTGCCCCAACAGTGTTCCTTAGAGCTCAAGTGCTGCATTCagctgtcatgtctctttagcctGCTGTCATCAGGATCAGTGCCTtagtcttttatgacattgacttttttgaggaattttgtagaatgtccctcaacttggatttgtctgatgtttcctcacaATTAGATTTAGGCATGAACTTTGGGTGGGTATACCACAGAGGGGTGCGTTCATCTCAGAGCATAATATCAAGAGGCGCATGACGTCAGTTTGTCTCAATACCGGTTAATGTTgatttgatcacttggttaaggtggtgtgtGCCAGGTTTCTGCACTATGTTTCTCTTTATAATTAACAAATGCCTTGTGAAgagatattttgagactatgtATATATCTTATCCCTCCTCAAACTTTCACCACTGATTTTAGCAACCACTGATGATTCTTGCTTGAATCAATTACCATCATGGTCGCCACATGGCGACATTCTACTTCATCAGGCCTTCTACATTTATGAGTTGGCTTTCCACTGTGAGGaagagtgttcccttctctcccaagTGTGTGTTTGTTTAGTATTCATCCCAGGTCCAAGGCAAGAATGTACCCTATCTCCACTGCTATCCAACATGGCACTGGCGGTGTCAGCTAGTGCAATTAGATAGATGATGTCCAGCCCTTCTGCCTCCCAAATGCACCTACCCCTGAACTCCATATTTCCCAAAGCCCTAGAGATGCTCAACAGCCTGCTCTGCTTGGTGAGACTGTGCCTACCCACACAGCCCCCGCTTAGTGGAGTACACAGTAAATCCAATTTGTCTTTGCCAGTTCAGATATTGGCTGGTTGTCTCATCATCCTTTGAGAAAACTAACTAAAAAGATCCCAAACTGAAAGGATCATTCTGACAGCTGTGTGGGCAACACATCATAGAAATGCGACAGTGGAAGTAGGGAACCCAGGTAAGGCTGTTGAAAATCTTGTGGGGGATGCAAACCCTTGATTTATGAAAAAAGGGATACATTTACACtaaaaaaactatacagaaaaacATAGCGCAAAGAtagtcaaaagaaatatttgcaacccACACACCACTGACAAAGAGCCAACTTCATCAACAAGAGACAGACACTGACTCATCTGAAAAACATGAGCAAGATTATGAAGAGAATTCCCAGAAAATATAAGTGGCTATTAATTGTATAAAGAGAGTCAACCTCACTCTgtataatagaaatgaaaactgagacTGCACTATGATGGCCATTTTTCACTTATTAGATTTGCAAAGACCAAAAATCTGATAACAAGTTGGATCGGGGATGGTGTGGGGAACAGGTTCTTCCCAGCACTGTTGGTGGGGCTGTAGATTCGTGCAATTTTTAACGGGAACAATTTGACACTAcctaacaaaattttaaaagcataccTATTTGACCTAGCAATgctacttttaggaatttatcatAAAGGTAAAGGCAACATGTAAAATGACCATTGTCCAGACCATCCAGTGCAGTGCTCAGTATAGTAgtttggaaacaacttaaatgtccatcagtaggggACTTGCTAAATAATGTATAATACACCCACACAAAAGAATCCTTTGcatctgtcaaaaaaaaaaatgaagacaatctCTAGGTATATTGTTgggttgaaaggaaaaaagctgTGTGTGATAGCTCTGGAAGGATGCAGAAGAATCTAGAAAGGTGATTACTTCTGTAGAGTACTGGCCATAGGGAGGCAGAAAAGGCTTGCTTTGAGCTCTATTCTCTTTGGTAGTGTTTGAATGTCATATCAGGTATATgtatttctcattaaaaacaagcaaaatagaaaaatgtaaaggGGTGTTGCAGCTGTCCAGCTGATCCCAATCTGTTAAGAACAGTAGTGGTGGAGAGCGTGCACAGATTCAGCAGATGTTTGGGAGGAAAGTTGATGAGACAACTCCAAAGGTGGAGCAGACGTGGGAGATGAGGTGAGTAAGCCATCCAGGACGACTGCTGTAGCTGGTGGAGAGCTGTGCCGTCTGCTTCGCCGCAGAGACTTAGCGAGGAACAGCTCCAGCACGTGAGACAGTGCAAGGATTCCGTTTTGGCTATGTGCAGTCTGAGATGCCTGATAGTCATTCATGTGGAGATGTCAAATAGGCAGTTGGAATAGGAGTCTTATTGCTCAAAAAAGGAGTCTGGAATGGAGGTATTTTGGAGGCATTGGCACATAAATCAGCActgataaatagaaatataatgtaagccacatacgtaatttaaaattttctaggagCCACATTGCAAAGTAaaagcaggtgaaattaattaTGATATATTCCATTGAcccaatatatgtaaatattatcattttaacatgtaatcagtgtaaaaattaacaagatattttatttttttcatacgAAGTCTCTGAAAtatggtgtgtattttatacttacagcacatctcaattagGACTAGCCACATTTAAAGTGCTCAATAGCCGCACACAGCAATGGCACAGAGATAGTGATGATGTTTAAAGCTATGGGACCAGATAAGTGGAAGGGCCTTGGAGCGCTTAAACATTTAGAGTTCAGGCAGAAGGGGAGGAGCTGACAAAAGAGACAGCAAATGAGCCCAGTAAAGTAGGAGGAAATCAAGGCAAGCGCAGTATCAAGGGGCCATGAGGAAGGGGCTGTCAACTCTATCAACTGATGCTGAGAAGTCAAGTCAGATGAGGACAAGGAAGTGAACACTGTGATTGGGAAGATGGAGTTAGTCATCTTGGTAAGACAGTTCCACGAGACTGGGGGCTCCTCCtgtggagaagagagaatgggaggtggACAGTGGAGACGGCACAGACATCTCAAACGCAACGCCTTCCAAATGATCTGCCTCGCCTGGCCCTCTCCCCTAGTCTTCCAATATTCTCATCTCTATGGGGGCTCACACTAGAAActgataccgaacctgaagtgagtgcGCTCACCCGTTGCCCAGCAAGCCAATCCCTGACACCAGGTGTGgcggaagaaagtaggaattttatttttgcacagcactgagcaaggagagagggcagctaacactgaaatcccaaactccctgaaaagctaaaggGAAGggcttttatttggggttttaggtaggggagggggagcacatggccttgctggttggagctttcccggtgcctgtctttggccttgagacacctgcagagaggagggagcccaggaccttgctggtcagcaggtTTCCCACCAGCCGGTATCTCTTTGctgggaggagataatgaatccaggggCTTATCCTTGGCAGTgactgtctccatggaggatagtgggttctggagccaggaagccagagtaagcagggaatgagtgttttggttttaaccccatatatgcggGGTTTAATGTGGGTAAACTGATATCAGGGTAGGTAACAAAACCTGGGGCACATTTTcaagtccttcctttctttcagaCCTCATCTACTATTATTCAGAAAGTCATCTCCGTCTCACTTCCTATAATCTTGTTGTGCCGCCTTTGCTCCATCCCTATTTCCTCAGCACAGGCCCTTACCACCTCTTATCTTCCTAATTGCTAATAATCCTTACGGTTATTCAACCTCCAGCCTTGTCACTCTCAAAATGATGTTGGCAAAGCCTGGGTGCACCCAGAAAGCGGGAGATCGGCTTGCGTGGCCAGAccgaatttttaaaaataccaatctTGCATTTTTGCTACCCTGCTTGAAATCCGTGCATGGCTCCTCACGGAACAGGTTTAGTGTTTCAACtctctttagagttttctgtttggagtttctgctctctccttcccagaTCAATACAAACACGCGCACATCCAGCTCTGTTTCAGGCCTGCATCTTTATTATCCCTCCTACCATCCCCTCTGAAGGGCCCTCCCTCTTAACGAGGCACCATGACTGGCTCATTTTAACTAACCTGGTTTAGATATCAAATTCAGGGAGCTCcagcactccccaccccctcccccaaggcTGGCTAAACTGAGCACCTGTTCCCCCTTTCCCAGCCATGTCTATAGAATTTGGCGCTTATTTCAGCCGCTGTTCTCGccacattcatccattcatcaaactatttttaaaggaTCAGTTCCTGTCGACTTCTCCATCTAAACCGTGAACCCTCCGAGGTCCAAGGACCCGGCACGCGTAGGGACGGCGCTCAACCCAGTGCGGCCCAGGACCCCAAGGGGCTGCGCAGGAGCAGGCGGCGCGCGTGCCCGCGTCCTGACGCCCCGCACCGCGCGGGGCCCGGACCCGAGCCCGCTCCGCTCCCGGCGGAACCCCGCCCCGCAGCCCGCCCCGGCCAGCTGCGcgccggcccggccccgcccacCACGTGCCCACGGCCACCCACGTGAGCGTAGCCCCGCGTGACCCCCGTGGCGTCACGTGCGCCGCGCCGCCCTGTGACCGCACTCCGCCCTGGGCCGGCCGCTGTCGCTCGTCGGTGCCCGGCCGGCtcgatggaggaggaggaggaggaggcgcgGGCGCGGCCAGCGCGCTGCCGGCCCTCTGCGACCCCGGCCGCCTGGCGCACCGGCTGCTGGTGCTGCTACTGATGTGCTTCCTGGGCTTCGGTGAGCCGGCGGCCGGGCCGGGGGCTGGGAGCCGGGCGTTCGCGGCTCCCCGGGAGCGCGAGGGCCGCGCCGAGCGCCCGCGGCTACGCGGCCTTCGTGCAGCTTCTGGCTGCGGCTCCTGggctcccttcctttcccttcgcGACCCCACCCGACCCTTGGACGTGCTAGCTAGCGGCGTCCcgaaggtgggggcaggggaccGAGCCGGGCGCGTTTGTCCCGCGCCTTTGCTCTCCAGGAAGTCCTAGAGGCTAGCAACTCGGGCCCGGGGCCGTAGACGTGAAGGAGCCCCTGAATGGGCAAGGTTCCTCTCTCAGGACACTTTGTTCCGAAGGAATTCAGGAAAGTTTAActgtctcctcctcttttttgaatgaataatttgGTAGTCCTTCATAGGTGTGTCACCCTCCTTGGGGAAATGTAGGAGTCTGTCTGTCTGATGGCTTCAGTGGGTAGATGTGTCCTCTGCCTTTCCTCCACTGTGAAGCAATCTTTCTGGATTGGACTTGTGGTAGGCTTGGCGGTGTTTGGTTTCGGTTACAAAATCTGATGACTATGAAGGCAGTTTCCtgagataattttaaaacatctgccTGTGTTTCAGCGACATGCTAATGTCAGTATTTGGTGTCAAAATAACGAGTTTTTCAGGGGGCTCACTGGAACCAGTGTAATCAGTAGGTTTAGAAATACTATGGTGATAACTTTATGCTGGTGATGGAATATATAAGTAGGGATGAAGGATGCTTTGAGCTTTAGTTTCTTGGCGGCTCTCTCTGTCCCCCTGCCCCCTTTGTGGAAAGATCATGCCCATCCATTAACCTTAAAATATGACATTGGTATCTCTCATGACGATTAAAACAGGAATCACAAATTTCTAGGTTTAggaacaaaaaacaagaacaacacaaaacaCTTAAGATTGCCGCTACGGCAGCAGGCAGATTATTTTTGGTAAATTATAGTTATCTGCCTGGGTTTCAGACACCAGATTCATACTTTTCTAGTGacgcttttctttgttttgaaccAGTAGCTTCTGATATGTACTCTAGAGAGAGTTAATGGAGAAATGGAGGCGGTATTATCTTGTGGCCTGCAAAAATCTGTCAGTTATATTGCTTTAGAAATAAATCTGAGCGCGTGAATGTCATACCTCTCTCCACTTCTTTCTTACTCCCCAGCagacattattattatgtttCAATTTAATCCTTTAGACctcttttttgtcttcatttcttcattcttggTGGTGTCTTCGCTAAATTATTTGGTCTTGAGTGTTCTATTTGTAGAGTTACAACTCTTGTTTCAAATATTGGTTTAGTCACAGTAGTTAAActccatttttctgctttcaaaataaGTGATGACTTCAGGTACCTTTGCTAGGAGAGTGTCCGTGAAATGTTTAGCGTTTGTGTTTTGCTAGCTTTAAATAAGGGGGAAGTATAGCTGCTTCGTGAGGATGCTAATAATAGACGTTATGCAGCATGATGCACGTCAAGTGGAAGACCAGTTAGTTGTTGGTTAGCTTTGTCCAGGTTCCCAGGATTTCCTCACTAATGATTTGTAAACCATCGGGCATGTTTTCTCTCCTTGTGTTTGGCTACAACCTGGAAAATATTAGCGGACAAGGAAGTGGTCCAAAATGTTTCCCTGGTGTCAGGCCCCGAGAGcctaatgtaaacatttaaaatcacCATTTGAGTAGTAATTGCAACTTGAGACTTGTGTATGGGTAGTATTATTACTGTAAACgatttgctcttcctttttctaGGCAGCTATTTTTGCTATGATAATCCTGCTGCGCTTCAGAGTCAGTTTAAGCGGGTAAGTTGCTTTTTCACCTTTGTTCCTTTCGTTGACTCTGGAGCAGGTTTAGCTGTGGAGGCGTCGTCCCGTCGCACGTTGCCTAGTCTGAAACAGTCTGATGAATCTGTGTTGACATCTCTGGCCACCAGATCTGTGCAGCAAGGAGTGTTCTTGAGTTGGAATGACTGGCCCCAAGGAATTCATTTACGGCACTGATGACTTGATGTCGTTTCACACCTTAGATAAATAAAGTGCTGTTTCTACAATATTGCCGAAAAATATTAGCAGATTTTGCTGCATTTCACTCTTGCATTGTTATTATCTGAATGACAGATGATTTGGTAAGATAGCCTTTTGCTCTCTtaaataagtttttgttgttatttcatttattaaatgtGGGTACTGATTGCAGAGTATTGTTTATATCAGTATTTTAgtctggttttaaaaaattatgtttgatgTTTAAAGTTTCTCCTGTATTtagatagtttttttctttctaagttttTTGCTTTTGGGCAGGGAGAAATGCATGGATTGGTCCTTCACATTCtagaatgaaagggaaaaaagaagttgGGAGTGGGTAGGAATAGGCTAGGATTCCCCTTTTCCATGTGGGGGGAGCCCCAGTACAGGTAGTCTATGGGGAGTAAGAATAGAGAAGACACAGGCAGATGCAGATGGAGGTGCTCCTGTAGTGGGGGAGCTGATCGATCCTGGACTCCACGAAGCCTCTGAAATGGCATGTGGACTCAGGGGCTTCCCAGGGTTCCCAGGTGGGGCCATGGCCCTCAGGAGATTCTCAGAGCACTTAGTGAGCACAAATGATGAAGAAACTCCTACCCTACACAGAAAGAATGTTGTCATTGTTAGTTGCTAAACTTAactgtttggaaaaaaatagttttattttctttccatataGGATATGCAGGTGAATACCACGAAATTCATGCTGCTCTATGCCTGGTATTCTTGGCCCAATGtagttttgtgtttctttggtgGCTTTTTGATAGACCGAGTGTTTGGAATACGGTAAGCTTGAAAAAAATCTCACCTATGGGTAAAATCTGATTATTAGGAAAACACAGAACTAGATTAAGCTATTTCTAAAAAGAACTGAATAAACGCTATATTGATTATGATaatctgctttattattttttttatgattttttttgtctctggAATTGGTTTTTGAAACTTGGTGTTTCAGTTAAGGTTGGGATGAGTAAATGCTGCTCCCGGAATAAGGTAACTCAGTTCTCTAAAGGTAAATTATGCCCTCACTTGGAAGCAGGCACGCCAGGGTCTGAATCCCATTGTTCCCACTTGCTCAACTTCCCAGCTCCTCGGAGCTGTTGTAGcttcctgagcttcagtttccttatcggTGAATATGGACGGTAATTCCTGCCTGACGAGGTGGTCGTGAGGACTGAGAGAGGTGGAGGTTCAGGGTTTGCACGTGCCTAGTATCGGCCTCTTCCAGCCCCagagaaattttctctttctgcctttctttggACATGGAACTTTTTGTGACCGCTTCTGTTAGATGCTGAGGAAGGAGTAGCACTGTGAGCTCTGCCACTTTTTGTCCTTGTGATCGTGTGTGGTGTTAGTATGTCGTTAAGAGGAATGTAGACTGGGAATGTTTTCAGAAGGCAGAGGGCAAAATGACGAGTTTTCCAGCCATGTCTGGTGGAAAAGAATTGAAGAAACTGTAAGTGTTTAGATTTGGGGACtaacttttaaacattttgaagagttaaaggaggaattaaatttatttcacttGGTGTATAGGGATAGAATTAGCCTGAAACTTCACTGGGACAGATTCCACTTAGTACGATGAAGACTTTGCTTGGTCGGGTTGAGAGCAGGGGCTGTGAATTGCCTTGGGACCACGGTGAGTTTCTAGTGCTGGAGAGCATTCAGTGAAATGTGGTATGGCCATTTCACCAGGATCTTGAGAGGGGTTTGAGTTTCTGAAGACGGTTTACTCCCCACATCTCTAAGGACTCTTCTAATGCCGGATGCTGTCACTCTGGGGAAACATTAATCAGATATTCAAAGTGTGCAACGTTAGAGGCAGATTTCTGGTTGTGTTAACATGGTtggtatttgtccttttaaaaatagtttttagttATCAAGAATTGTAACCACTTAATTTAGAATTCCTTGGAATCAATCCTAAACttaatagaaattttataatGTCTCTTTTTAAATTGGAACCCTGGAAATTTCTTAAAGATTATTTAGTAGGTTTTTTTAAGAGGTGATAGTAGCTTAAATCATCATATGCCATTACTGAAGGCTCTAGAATCCCCTTAGAAGTCAAGACTTGTGTAGATTAGCATTCAGCCAGGAAAGCTGCTCACTTTAGGGGCAGACCAGcacctcattttctttccttggagGGAATGCGGAGGGGTCAAAGAAAACCAAAGTGAATTTTTACTGAAGGACTTGGTAACATCCTTTtaatttactctctctctctctctctctcagatggGGCACCATTATTTTTAGCTGCTTTGTTTGCACTGGGCAGGTAAAAAAGGCCTAAACATTCACTGTCATTCGTTGACATTATGTGGCAGTGACTTTTGAGTTCTTGTCTAACTCCACCAGCAAAGATATGTTTAATGAATGCCTACTTAAGTAAGCAGAGTCCGTGCGTGCCCGTGCAGCATTCCACAAGGCCGTGTTAAGCAGGGTCCGTGTGCACCCGTGCAGCATACCACAAGGCCGTGTTAAGCAGGGTCCGTGTGTGCCTGTGCAGCATACCACAAGGCCGTGTTAAGCCTCGAGACAGACTAGCAGTGACATTCACTGAGAAGGAACATTACCACTGTTGTGGAAGTTGTGACGCATCGTAAGTTGCTATTTCTCTTGCATaccttgagtttatttttgcacTGATTCTGCATTCTAGGTGGTGTTTGCTCTGGGTGGAATCTTTAATGCCTTTTGGCTGATGGAATTTGGAAGATTTGTGTTTGGGTAAGTTAtgcataatttcatttattctaatATATTATTGTTTTAGTGTTCATCTATcagtttattaaacatttacaaaaacttGTCTCTTTTGGAGAATTACTTCGTATCCTTGAAATCTAGCTACATATAAATAAGGCTATTCATTAGTtgtcttaattttcctttaaagtaAGCAGCGATGTTGAGTGGGCATGGTTGACTGTGTGTGGGACTTGAATATTAAATGCTTCCCCAGGAATGACAGTCTCCTGCGTGTTTGCTGTTGTGTTGAAGACTCTGGTTTAAACCTCGTTTAGAAAACTGTAGACCATCGATTTCTAGGCTGGTGACTCAGGAAGATTTTGCTCTGTCTTAGTGGGTGAGGCACAGGTCCTTTTGGACGCTGTCAAGCATCTTGAATGAGCAACCAGTAGACCGATTGCCCCTCATGAATTTCGTGTTGTTCAGTGAGCCCATTCTGAGTCCAGCCTTGGGCT harbors:
- the LOC111771990 gene encoding lysosomal dipeptide transporter MFSD1 isoform X3 — protein: MCFLGFGSYFCYDNPAALQSQFKRDMQVNTTKFMLLYAWYSWPNVVLCFFGGFLIDRVFGIRWGTIIFSCFVCTGQVVFALGGIFNAFWLMEFGRFVFGIGGESLAVAQNTYAVSWFKGKELNLVFGLQLSMARIVLDRGAHTSLD
- the LOC111771990 gene encoding lysosomal dipeptide transporter MFSD1 isoform X2; its protein translation is MTDDLDMQVNTTKFMLLYAWYSWPNVVLCFFGGFLIDRVFGIRWGTIIFSCFVCTGQVVFALGGIFNAFWLMEFGRFVFGIGGESLAVAQNTYAVSWFKGKELNLVFGLQLSMARIALRAVRGDWKLAVMGGPPSPANFVELSLTQR
- the LOC111771990 gene encoding lysosomal dipeptide transporter MFSD1 isoform X1, which codes for MCFLGFGSYFCYDNPAALQSQFKRDMQVNTTKFMLLYAWYSWPNVVLCFFGGFLIDRVFGIRWGTIIFSCFVCTGQVVFALGGIFNAFWLMEFGRFVFGIGGESLAVAQNTYAVSWFKGKELNLVFGLQLSMARIALRAVRGDWKLAVMGGPPSPANFVELSLTQR
- the LOC111771990 gene encoding lysosomal dipeptide transporter MFSD1 isoform X4; the encoded protein is MCFLGFGSYFCYDNPAALQSQFKRDMQVNTTKFMLLYAWYSWPNVVLCFFGGFLIDRVFGIRWGTIIFSCFVCTGQVVFALGGIFNAFWLMEFGRFVFGIGGESLAVAQNTYAVSWFKGKELNLVFGLQLSMARIVSPVQNSPPR